In Stomoxys calcitrans chromosome 2, idStoCalc2.1, whole genome shotgun sequence, the following proteins share a genomic window:
- the LOC106090590 gene encoding uncharacterized protein LOC106090590: MILNYVILVLTCVKVMTVFSTDSMRSVQAKEITTKSHFKSRPKRNDDDEVGWSTINEEVDTVIPLLLSHLQKLGIEHLQLPDIKENITVNPLLITYEAGIFLTNGIVYNLAGIQRYGPAYMTYKQKSFLTRFYLNTKSLQFEYNFLLKLMALEGYGKVIGSLEDTVIYAELAVDIVTLKMKLFDFRVIKFRTIQVQLNQTRFLRHLTGIILSPITNLFKDRITTSISDGLKDQMQTVMDDFNNEDPLELHGFVKQVLGGLTGSTKQNE; the protein is encoded by the exons GTCAGTTCAAGCAAAGGAAATTACAACCAAATCACATTTCAAAAGTAGACCAAAGAGGAACGATGACGATGAAGTTGGATGGTCAACAATTAACGAAGAAGTCGATACCGTGATTCCTCTGCTGTTGTCTCATTTACAAAAGCTTGGAATTGAACACTTGCAACTTCCGGATATAAAGGAAAACATAACTGTG AATCCATTATTGATAACATACGAAGCTGGAATTTTTCTAACAAATGGAATCGTTTATAACTTAGCCGGAATTCAGCGATACGGACCAGCCTACATGACatataaacaaaaatcattTCTTACCCGCTTCTATCTGAACACAAAGAGTTTGCAG TTTGAGTATAATTTCTTGCTTAAACTGATGGCCTTGGAGGGTTATGGCAAAGTCATTGGATCCCTGGAAGATACGGTCATTTATGCCGAATTGGCGGTAGACATTGTGACGTTAAAGATGAAgcttttcgacttccgtgtTATAAAATTCAG AACAATACAGGTGCAATTGAATCAAACACGATTTCTCAGACACTTGACGGGTATTATTTTGAGCCCGATAACAAACCTTTTCAAGGATCGCATAACAACCTCGATATCGGATGGGCTCAAAGACCAGATGCAAACTGTGATGGATGATTTTAACAACGAAGACCCACTGGAATTGCATGGTTTCGTTAAACAAGTTCTAGGTGGTTTAACGGGAAGCACGAAACAGAATGAATGA
- the LOC131995048 gene encoding tensin-1-like yields the protein MATLEQTRNPFLNDSDPKHSGFESSDTDETENEIPYHAREHARPFTYGKLPKGFKKSDLNHVPLEDIPDALPTNATVTRPPPPALPLSPSTLRRNTRPSVSPSRPVIRKTPSREEFEQMLRERQEQSLREQNIALKEAQNASIQKDLDALQEKLNKRALLLRSEEETLKQEPSENLCREVVKLVETIDLPDEKFHDGKENFPSNAIVEAPSKYESALIVSEVMRPDTPSFPVASKALLEERCVSPYQLTIPTSPKLQRNNSLTHKHKERKLSPLKIPDLSSIVAAKPREHVPIDIPHDVAPHLVKFARDSSQFWYKPHMTREEAVAILRNAEPGTFIIRNSTTYKGAFGLVLRVATLPHGVPVPENTANGNDVLVRHFLLEPTTRGVRLKGCVNEPTFTSLSALVYQHSINQMALPCRLSIPNSDLMLSEEDVEIIHRQRQLLEQGAACNVLYLFSMNMESLTGDEAIRRAVHEMFLQPAMGAPVEVHFKVSQNGITLTDNKRRAFFRRHYTPNNISHIGLDPDNRFWSVLANDEGLGRAVNKTLFAFVARAAAGSRDNQCHIFCDLIVTQPASAIVSFAQKILHLNKNAELL from the coding sequence ATGGCTACACTGGAGCAAACGCGAAATCCTTTTTTGAATGACAGTGATCCGAAGCATAGCGGGTTTGAGTCATCCGACACTGACGAGACGGAAAACGAAATTCCGTATCACGCACGGGAGCATGCCAGACCTTTTACGTATGGCAAACTACCCAAAGGTTTCAAAAAGAGCGATTTGAATCACGTGCCCTTGGAGGATATTCCGGATGCTCTGCCAACCAATGCGACAGTGACTAGACCACCGCCACCAGCTTTGCCACTTAGCCCTTCAACGCTAAGAAGAAATACACGACCAAGTGTTTCGCCTTCCAGACCAGTTATAAGAAAGACACCATCTCGAGAGGAGTTCGAGCAAATGCTAAGGGAACGGCAAGAGCAGTCCTTAAGGGAACAAAATATTGCGTTAAAGGAAGCTCAGAATGCGTCCATACAAAAGGACCTGGATGCGTTGCAGGAGAAACTGAATAAACGAGCATTGCTATTGAGGTCGGAAGAGGAGACACTGAAACAAGAGCCCAGTGAGAATCTCTGCAGGGAAGTGGTGAAACTTGTGGAAACAATAGATTTGCCTGACGAAAAATTCCATGACGGTAAAGAGAATTTTCCGTCGAACGCTATTGTTGAGGCGCCGAGCAAATACGAATCTGCTCTCATAGTATCGGAAGTCATGAGACCCGATACGCCCTCATTTCCGGTTGCATCGAAAGCACTTTTAGAGGAGCGCTGCGTCAGTCCATATCAACTGACAATTCCGACATCgcccaaacttcagcgaaataaCTCTCTGACACACAAGCACAAGGAGAGAAAACTTTCTCCATTGAAAATTCCTGACTTGTCCTCAATCGTCGCAGCCAAGCCGAGAGAACATGTACCAATCGATATTCCACATGATGTAGCTCCTCATCTCGTTAAATTCGCTAGAGATTCTTCGCAATTTTGGTATAAGCCCCATATGACTCGCGAAGAGGCGGTGGCTATTCTAAGGAATGCTGAGCCAGGCACCTTCATTATTCGCAATTCCACCACGTATAAGGGTGCCTTCGGGCTGGTGCTGCGTGTTGCTACGCTGCCCCATGGTGTTCCCGTGCCCGAAAATACTGCGAATGGCAATGATGTCCTTGTTCGCCATTTTTTACTGGAGCCCACAACAAGAGGTGTTCGTCTTAAGGGATGTGTAAACGAGCCCACTTTCACATCACTCTCAGCCCTGGTCTACCAACACTCCATCAATCAAATGGCATTGCCCTGCCGCCTAAGTATTCCAAACAGCGATCTAATGCTTTCCGAAGAAGATGTTGAAATCATTCATAGGCAAAGGCAACTACTGGAGCAAGGGGCCGCCTGTAACGTTTTATATTTATTCAGTATGAATATGGAGTCGTTGACTGGCGACGAGGCCATTCGACGAGCCGTACACGAAATGTTCTTGCAGCCCGCAATGGGGGCCCCTGTGGAGGTGCACTTTAAAGTGTCTCAGAATGGAATCACACTGACCGACAATAAGAGGCGTGCTTTCTTTCGCCGCCACTACACGCCCAACAACATATCACACATTGGATTGGATCCGGACAATAGATTTTGGAGTGTATTGGCGAACGACGAAGGGCTGGGTCGAGCAGTCAACAAAACCCTATTTGCATTTGTGGCTCGAGCTGCTGCAGGTAGCCGAGATAATCAGTGCCACATATTTTGCGATTTGATTGTAACGCAACCTGCATCGGCGATCGTGTCATTCGCccagaaaattttgcatttaaataaaaacgCCGAACTACTCTAG